The proteins below come from a single Myxococcota bacterium genomic window:
- a CDS encoding pitrilysin family protein: MSSSAVHSESLPNGLTVLLQESRTAPVAEFQIWARAGSADERDDERGLAHFHEHMLFKGTERRGVGAVAGEVEGAGGRINAYTSYDVTVYHATLPSEALSTGIDVLSDAVLHSVFDPEEIDREIEVVLEEIRRSDDSPGSVLGNAVFEAAYTAHPYRFPILGSHESVASLDRARLRRFYDRWYTPDNLVVVCVGDFDRDAVLAQVRGAFGDVAPSGVERRRTSEPLQQRLRSTVLARPFERASAELCYPGVGLSHPDAPYLDLLSFLLGNCESSRLVRSVKERAQLVDRIDSWCYTPLDPGVLAIDIDTDSERMADAIAASVAEVERLRSEPVSADELEKGKSNFLASEHFERESVSGLAAKLGGFHVTGGGLDTEARYLEAVRTASAEDLRRVARDHWRPEALTVGVLLPEADAAVLDASGVEAAVARGVATNERVTASPRATHREDELVSFALPSGAELHVVPRRNVPVVAARAAFRGGLLTEDAATSGISAFLASMWLRGTESHSSAGFARAVESRAAEIDAFSGRSSFGLTLEAPSAGLDPILDLFCEVMLAPAFDVAEFERERSETLAAIERREDRLAQRAFLLLAEHLYPTHPYRMPTLGQAEVIQGLRTEHIQAHHDRWVRAENLVLAVSGDVDPDAVAQGLASRLADLPSGDFEAPTPPLDTPQTEIRRAELVKERAQAHLVIGFPGLDVADDDRFALEVISQLLAGQSGRLFLELRDKQGLAYSVTATSIEGLAPGYFAVYIATAPEKLEDARTGLLEELEKLVQGAPPQDELDAAIRHLVGNYQIDRQRNAVHAAHTSLNALYGLGADAGRHYAERVRAVTRDDVLRVAQRLVKLDAYTEAVVRGS; encoded by the coding sequence TCCACGAGCACATGCTCTTCAAGGGCACCGAGCGACGCGGCGTGGGCGCCGTCGCCGGCGAGGTCGAAGGCGCGGGCGGCCGCATCAACGCGTACACCTCCTACGACGTCACCGTCTACCACGCCACGCTGCCGTCGGAGGCGCTGTCGACGGGCATCGACGTCCTCTCCGACGCAGTCCTCCACTCGGTCTTCGACCCGGAAGAGATCGATCGGGAGATCGAGGTGGTGCTCGAGGAGATCCGCCGCAGCGATGACTCGCCGGGCAGCGTGCTCGGCAACGCCGTGTTCGAAGCGGCCTACACGGCCCACCCCTACCGCTTCCCCATCCTGGGAAGTCACGAGAGCGTCGCCTCCCTCGATCGCGCGCGGCTTCGCCGCTTCTACGACCGCTGGTACACACCGGACAACCTGGTGGTGGTGTGCGTGGGCGACTTCGATCGCGATGCGGTGCTCGCCCAGGTGCGCGGCGCGTTCGGTGACGTGGCGCCGAGCGGGGTCGAACGCCGGCGCACTTCCGAGCCGCTCCAGCAACGGCTCCGCTCGACGGTGCTGGCGCGTCCCTTCGAACGCGCGTCGGCCGAGCTCTGCTACCCGGGGGTTGGGCTCTCCCACCCGGACGCCCCCTATCTCGATCTGCTCTCCTTCCTGCTCGGGAACTGCGAGAGCAGCCGGCTCGTGCGCAGCGTGAAGGAGCGCGCCCAGCTCGTCGATCGCATCGACAGCTGGTGCTACACGCCTCTCGACCCGGGGGTGCTCGCGATCGATATCGATACCGACAGCGAGCGCATGGCCGATGCCATCGCGGCCAGCGTCGCCGAAGTAGAGCGCCTCCGCAGCGAGCCGGTGTCGGCCGACGAGCTCGAAAAGGGCAAGAGCAACTTCCTTGCGTCGGAGCACTTCGAGCGCGAGAGCGTCTCGGGACTGGCAGCGAAGCTCGGGGGGTTCCACGTCACCGGGGGCGGCCTCGACACCGAAGCGCGCTACCTCGAAGCGGTCCGCACGGCGAGCGCCGAAGACCTGCGGCGCGTCGCCCGGGACCACTGGCGGCCCGAGGCCCTGACCGTCGGCGTACTGTTGCCCGAAGCCGACGCTGCCGTGCTCGATGCCTCGGGCGTCGAGGCGGCGGTGGCACGCGGCGTCGCCACCAACGAGCGGGTCACGGCGTCGCCGCGGGCGACGCATCGCGAGGACGAACTCGTCAGCTTCGCCCTACCGTCGGGCGCCGAGCTCCACGTGGTCCCCCGGCGCAACGTCCCGGTGGTCGCGGCGCGTGCGGCCTTCCGCGGCGGCCTGCTCACCGAGGACGCGGCGACGTCCGGGATCAGCGCGTTCCTCGCCTCGATGTGGCTGCGGGGCACCGAGAGCCATTCCTCGGCGGGCTTCGCCCGCGCGGTGGAGAGCCGCGCCGCCGAGATCGACGCGTTCTCGGGACGCAGCAGCTTCGGCCTCACCCTCGAAGCGCCGTCGGCGGGCCTCGACCCGATCCTCGATCTCTTCTGCGAGGTCATGCTCGCGCCGGCGTTCGACGTGGCCGAGTTCGAACGCGAACGCAGCGAGACGCTGGCCGCGATCGAGCGACGCGAGGACCGCCTCGCCCAGCGCGCCTTCCTGCTGCTCGCGGAACACCTCTATCCCACCCATCCCTACCGCATGCCCACCCTCGGCCAGGCCGAGGTGATCCAGGGTCTCCGCACCGAACACATCCAGGCCCATCACGACCGCTGGGTGCGCGCCGAGAACCTGGTGCTCGCGGTGTCGGGCGACGTCGACCCGGACGCCGTGGCGCAGGGGCTCGCGTCCCGCCTCGCCGACCTGCCGAGCGGTGACTTCGAAGCGCCCACCCCGCCCCTCGACACACCCCAGACCGAGATCCGCCGCGCCGAGCTGGTGAAGGAGCGCGCCCAGGCCCACCTCGTCATCGGCTTCCCGGGCCTCGACGTGGCCGACGACGATCGCTTCGCCCTCGAAGTCATTTCCCAGCTGCTCGCCGGCCAGAGCGGACGCCTCTTCCTCGAGCTGCGCGACAAGCAGGGGCTCGCCTACTCGGTGACCGCCACCAGCATCGAAGGGCTCGCCCCGGGCTACTTCGCCGTCTACATCGCGACCGCGCCCGAGAAGCTCGAAGACGCCCGCACGGGTCTGCTCGAAGAGCTCGAGAAGCTGGTGCAGGGGGCGCCGCCCCAGGACGAACTCGACGCGGCGATCCGTCACCTGGTGGGCAACTACCAGATCGATCGCCAGCGCAACGCGGTGCACGCCGCCCACACCAGCCTGAACGCGCTCTATGGGTTGGGCGCCGACGCCGGGCGTCACTACGCCGAGCGCGTCCGCGCCGTGACGCGCGACGACGTGCTGCGGGTGGCCCAACGCCTGGTGAAGCTCGACGCCTACACCGAAGCGGTGGTGCGCGGGAGCTGA
- the ggt gene encoding gamma-glutamyltransferase produces the protein MHATTAFRSAQKSRWAQKFRWARKLPHRRQWALAVLAWGLSLCWIAAPAGARAPSRGEQGMVVASEVGAAEAGRTMLARGGNAVDAAIATAFALGVTQPFSAGIGGGAFLLIRTADGQIIALDARETAPAAAHRDMYVQPGVPERASLFGPLAIATPGFVAGCAMALERWGTKPLAEVLQPAIALARDGVVIGRYHAGMLGFLAKRGLLERFPETARVQLDDGAPPEPGWRLVQADLARTLETIAAEGPAAFYTGALAEAMVADVQKRGGILTLEDLAGYAPALREAVSGEYRTLTVHSFPPPSSGGIALIEALNILEGFPLSRWGSDAPTTAHHITEAMKLAFADRAAFLGDPDFVDVPTERLISKDYAAGLRRLVDPPWWRQAPWNWGSERALTVPGPGLGHEDAGTTHLSTSDDAGNAVALTMTINTPFGSGITVPGTGIIMNNEMDDFSVATDTPNAYGLVDTRGANAVAPKKRPLSSMTPTILEQDGRLFLVTGSPGGPRIISSTLHSVLNVVDFGMNVADAVAAPRYHHQWEPNKVRVEPDLAEEIVAGLRERGHEVDVSSRRWSAVEAIVIDATGVHWGGNDPRRDGLAAGFPAEDVAADDVAAE, from the coding sequence ATGCACGCAACGACCGCGTTTCGTTCGGCCCAGAAGTCACGTTGGGCCCAGAAGTTTCGTTGGGCCCGGAAGCTTCCGCACCGACGCCAATGGGCGCTGGCCGTGCTGGCCTGGGGACTCAGCTTGTGCTGGATCGCCGCGCCGGCGGGCGCGCGGGCACCGTCCCGGGGCGAGCAGGGGATGGTGGTGGCTTCCGAGGTCGGGGCGGCCGAGGCCGGGCGCACGATGCTCGCGCGCGGCGGCAACGCCGTCGACGCCGCGATCGCCACCGCGTTCGCGCTGGGGGTGACCCAACCCTTCTCGGCCGGGATCGGCGGCGGCGCCTTCCTGCTGATCCGGACGGCCGATGGACAGATCATCGCGTTGGACGCGCGAGAGACTGCGCCGGCCGCGGCGCACCGCGACATGTACGTGCAGCCCGGGGTCCCCGAGCGCGCTTCGCTGTTCGGGCCGCTCGCAATCGCGACGCCGGGCTTCGTCGCCGGCTGTGCGATGGCGCTCGAGCGTTGGGGAACGAAGCCCCTCGCCGAGGTGTTGCAGCCCGCGATCGCACTGGCCCGCGATGGCGTGGTGATCGGCCGCTACCACGCGGGCATGCTCGGGTTCCTCGCGAAGCGCGGGCTCCTCGAGCGCTTCCCCGAGACCGCTCGGGTCCAGCTCGACGACGGCGCACCCCCCGAGCCGGGTTGGCGCCTGGTACAGGCGGACCTGGCGCGCACCCTCGAGACGATCGCAGCCGAAGGGCCCGCCGCCTTCTACACCGGCGCTCTCGCAGAGGCGATGGTGGCGGACGTCCAGAAGCGCGGCGGCATCCTCACCCTCGAGGATCTCGCGGGCTACGCGCCGGCGCTGCGCGAAGCGGTGAGCGGCGAGTACCGCACGCTCACCGTTCATTCGTTTCCGCCGCCGTCGTCGGGCGGAATCGCCCTGATCGAGGCGCTCAACATCCTCGAGGGCTTCCCGCTCTCGCGCTGGGGCTCCGACGCGCCCACCACCGCCCACCACATCACCGAGGCCATGAAGCTCGCCTTCGCCGACCGCGCGGCCTTCCTCGGGGATCCGGACTTCGTCGACGTCCCGACCGAGCGGTTGATCTCGAAGGACTACGCGGCGGGGCTGCGGCGCCTCGTCGACCCCCCGTGGTGGCGGCAGGCGCCCTGGAACTGGGGGAGCGAGCGTGCCCTCACCGTGCCGGGCCCGGGGCTCGGACACGAAGACGCGGGCACGACCCATCTCTCGACGAGCGACGACGCGGGCAATGCCGTGGCGCTCACGATGACGATCAACACCCCCTTCGGCTCGGGCATTACCGTGCCGGGGACGGGCATCATCATGAACAACGAGATGGACGACTTCTCGGTCGCCACCGACACGCCGAACGCCTACGGCCTCGTCGACACCCGCGGCGCGAACGCGGTGGCCCCGAAGAAACGGCCCCTCTCGAGCATGACGCCGACGATCCTCGAGCAGGACGGACGCCTCTTCCTGGTGACGGGCAGCCCGGGCGGACCGCGCATCATCAGCTCGACGCTCCACTCGGTGCTGAACGTCGTGGACTTCGGGATGAACGTGGCCGATGCGGTGGCGGCGCCGCGCTACCACCACCAGTGGGAGCCGAACAAGGTCCGCGTCGAACCCGATCTGGCGGAGGAGATCGTCGCCGGCCTGCGCGAGCGCGGGCACGAGGTCGACGTGTCGTCGCGCCGCTGGTCGGCGGTCGAGGCGATCGTGATCGACGCCACCGGCGTGCACTGGGGCGGCAACGATCCGCGCCGGGACGGGCTCGCGGCGGGTTTCCCGGCCGAGGACGTCGCTGCCGACGACGTGGCCGCGGAGTAG
- a CDS encoding peptidylprolyl isomerase has protein sequence MRSATVSGCLGLLLVGLAALGCNETGPEATATNGLPTPALSEGPRDELHLEVEGLGEIRIELLPELGPITVTAIVERVEEGRYDGTTFHRVIPDFMIQGGNPQSRDNDPRDDHHSGGGLGVPDERSGYPMARGTVAMANAGRAGTTDVQFFIVHGDSPHLDGAHNIVGRVVAGLDVVDAIAGLELDTYGRYGPPNRPYPVDARIARMRHVPAGERVAQGERSRP, from the coding sequence ATGCGAAGCGCCACGGTCTCGGGATGTCTTGGGCTCCTCCTCGTCGGTCTCGCGGCCCTGGGCTGCAACGAGACCGGACCCGAGGCAACAGCGACGAATGGGCTGCCGACGCCGGCGCTCTCCGAGGGCCCGCGCGACGAGCTCCACCTCGAGGTCGAGGGTCTCGGCGAGATCCGCATCGAACTCTTGCCCGAGCTCGGGCCGATCACCGTCACGGCGATCGTCGAGCGCGTGGAAGAGGGGCGCTATGACGGCACGACCTTCCACCGGGTGATCCCGGACTTCATGATCCAGGGCGGCAACCCCCAGAGTCGTGACAACGACCCGCGCGACGACCACCACAGCGGTGGTGGACTCGGTGTCCCCGACGAACGCTCGGGCTACCCGATGGCGCGCGGCACGGTCGCGATGGCCAACGCGGGGCGCGCGGGGACGACCGACGTGCAGTTCTTCATCGTCCACGGCGACTCGCCCCACCTGGACGGCGCCCACAACATCGTGGGCCGGGTCGTGGCGGGGCTGGACGTGGTCGACGCGATCGCCGGACTCGAGCTCGACACCTACGGCCGCTACGGGCCGCCGAACCGTCCCTACCCGGTCGATGCCCGCATCGCGCGGATGCGCCACGTGCCCGCCGGCGAGCGTGTCGCCCAGGGAGAGCGGTCGCGGCCGTAG
- a CDS encoding RidA family protein, producing the protein MTSLRTCCLASLLLALGLGCATSADPPRYHASAETRALGLPFSDAVEVGRLVLLSGQIGNRPGSFDLVPGGIAAESRQALENVRAILEDQDLSMRDVVKCTVFLADIADWPAFNDVYVTFFEPGRYPARSALAASGLAVGARVEVECIAARPGASR; encoded by the coding sequence ATGACGTCGCTTCGAACCTGCTGCCTTGCCTCTCTTCTGCTCGCGCTCGGCCTGGGCTGCGCCACGTCCGCCGACCCGCCCCGCTACCACGCCTCCGCGGAGACCCGCGCCCTGGGCCTGCCCTTCTCGGATGCCGTGGAAGTGGGACGCCTCGTGCTCCTGTCGGGGCAGATCGGCAACCGTCCGGGCTCCTTCGATCTCGTGCCGGGCGGCATCGCCGCGGAATCGCGGCAGGCCCTCGAGAACGTCCGGGCGATCCTCGAAGACCAGGACCTGTCGATGCGCGACGTCGTGAAGTGCACGGTGTTCCTCGCCGACATCGCCGACTGGCCCGCCTTCAACGACGTCTACGTCACGTTCTTCGAGCCGGGGCGCTACCCCGCGCGCAGCGCGCTGGCAGCCAGCGGACTCGCCGTCGGCGCTCGGGTCGAAGTCGAGTGCATTGCCGCGCGCCCCGGGGCGTCGCGGTGA
- a CDS encoding PaaI family thioesterase, producing the protein MKLEELQQPSPFGSLIGTKVVAFDDDRREIEVHYLAHDGFANRIGTLAGAMIAGLLDSVTGLAGNWGLADDVFAVHKSLTVDYERPGPLGRVIGKARVVEVDDRDVEVRGELRDEAGTRFASAAATLRIVRQSPAGGGSD; encoded by the coding sequence ATGAAGCTCGAGGAACTGCAACAGCCATCGCCCTTCGGATCGCTGATCGGCACGAAAGTGGTTGCCTTCGACGACGACCGTCGCGAGATCGAGGTGCACTACCTCGCCCACGACGGGTTCGCGAACCGCATCGGCACCCTCGCCGGTGCGATGATCGCGGGGCTGCTCGACTCGGTGACGGGGCTCGCTGGCAACTGGGGTCTCGCCGACGACGTCTTCGCCGTCCACAAGTCACTCACCGTCGACTACGAACGGCCGGGGCCCCTCGGACGCGTCATCGGGAAGGCACGGGTGGTCGAGGTCGACGATCGCGACGTCGAGGTGCGCGGCGAGCTCCGCGACGAGGCCGGGACACGTTTCGCCTCGGCCGCCGCCACGCTGCGCATCGTGCGTCAGAGCCCAGCCGGGGGCGGGAGCGACTAG
- a CDS encoding DUF998 domain-containing protein → MRFLALGGVIAPVWLATVAALCASLRPGYDHLTQFVSELGATGTPHAALMNYGGFLPTGACLVALGIAMRAGLPRSRATRSAAVLVLLFGTGVFASGLARCDPGCPQRGASPEGLLHEILGPAAFLCAMVGAALLGWGLAQRDDWRGVQRTSLVASALALCFFIGLGTSVETRAWTGLWQRALVGTLFLWTAVVGTRLFRDPDTAAS, encoded by the coding sequence ATGCGGTTTCTGGCGCTCGGCGGTGTGATCGCGCCGGTCTGGTTGGCGACGGTGGCGGCCCTCTGCGCGTCGCTGCGCCCCGGCTACGACCATCTCACCCAGTTCGTGAGCGAGCTCGGCGCCACCGGCACGCCCCACGCAGCGCTCATGAACTATGGCGGCTTCCTGCCGACGGGCGCGTGTCTCGTTGCGCTGGGCATCGCCATGCGCGCGGGCTTGCCGCGCTCTCGCGCCACCCGCAGCGCGGCGGTGCTCGTGCTGCTCTTCGGAACGGGAGTCTTCGCGTCGGGCCTCGCTCGATGCGATCCCGGCTGCCCGCAGCGCGGCGCCTCCCCGGAAGGCCTGCTGCACGAGATCCTTGGGCCGGCCGCTTTCCTGTGCGCGATGGTCGGCGCCGCGTTGCTCGGCTGGGGACTTGCCCAGCGCGACGACTGGCGCGGCGTCCAGCGCACGTCGCTCGTCGCGAGCGCCCTCGCGCTCTGCTTCTTCATCGGGCTCGGGACGTCCGTCGAAACCCGCGCCTGGACCGGGCTCTGGCAGCGCGCACTGGTGGGGACGCTGTTCCTCTGGACAGCCGTGGTGGGCACGCGGCTGTTTCGCGATCCGGACACCGCGGCCAGCTGA
- a CDS encoding BLUF domain-containing protein, translating to MDEQPEEERDPVFTLVYASAATREMTPEDLAEILAAARKNNRPAGVTGMLLYHEGSFLQALEGDRAVVEALYERIEEDPRHSDAMILFRGDVEERVFERWSMGFYRAADARIPPGVNEFLQRGFKRPRDEEGHVARKILEQFREGRWRRGVDVGE from the coding sequence ATGGATGAACAGCCCGAGGAAGAGCGCGATCCGGTCTTCACCCTCGTTTACGCGAGTGCCGCCACGCGTGAGATGACCCCCGAGGATCTGGCCGAGATCCTGGCGGCGGCCCGCAAGAACAACCGTCCAGCCGGCGTGACCGGGATGCTGCTCTACCACGAGGGCTCCTTCCTGCAGGCGCTGGAAGGCGATCGCGCCGTCGTCGAAGCGCTCTACGAGCGCATCGAAGAGGACCCGCGCCACTCCGATGCCATGATCCTGTTTCGGGGAGACGTCGAGGAGCGCGTGTTCGAGCGCTGGAGCATGGGGTTCTACCGAGCGGCGGACGCGCGGATCCCGCCCGGCGTGAACGAGTTCCTCCAGCGCGGCTTCAAGCGGCCGCGCGACGAGGAGGGACACGTGGCGCGCAAGATCCTCGAGCAGTTCCGCGAGGGACGCTGGCGGCGAGGCGTCGACGTCGGCGAGTAG
- a CDS encoding nitroreductase family protein, translated as MPATLDLTPDQLLSTTRAVRKRLDYDRPVPLELAQECVELALQAPSGSNQRGWHFVLVGDPEKRQQIGDLYRQGFVGYRDMPVSAHALAKQAEGSDVAVMNQVVGSAEALAENLHRAPFLVIPCVDGRLPAIEGPMASIAYASTYGSILPAFWSFMLAARARGLGTAWTTIHLMFEEPIAEILGIPYAEVTQVGLSPLAFTVGTDFRPAKNRGLDGVLHVDRW; from the coding sequence ATGCCTGCCACACTCGATCTCACCCCGGACCAACTGCTTTCGACCACCCGCGCCGTCCGCAAGCGCCTCGACTACGACCGCCCGGTACCCCTCGAACTCGCGCAGGAATGCGTCGAGCTGGCGCTGCAAGCGCCGAGCGGCTCCAACCAGCGGGGCTGGCACTTCGTGCTGGTGGGCGACCCGGAGAAGCGTCAGCAGATCGGCGACCTCTACCGCCAGGGATTCGTCGGCTACCGCGACATGCCCGTCTCGGCCCATGCGCTGGCGAAGCAGGCCGAGGGTTCCGACGTCGCCGTGATGAACCAGGTGGTGGGTTCGGCCGAGGCGCTGGCCGAGAACCTGCATCGCGCGCCCTTCCTCGTGATCCCCTGTGTCGACGGCCGGCTTCCCGCGATCGAAGGCCCGATGGCGAGCATCGCCTACGCCAGCACCTACGGGTCGATCCTCCCGGCCTTCTGGAGCTTCATGCTGGCGGCCCGCGCCCGCGGTCTGGGGACGGCCTGGACGACCATCCACCTGATGTTCGAGGAGCCCATCGCCGAGATCCTCGGAATTCCCTACGCCGAAGTGACCCAGGTGGGCCTCTCGCCGCTGGCCTTCACGGTCGGAACCGACTTCCGTCCGGCGAAGAACCGCGGCCTCGACGGGGTGCTCCACGTCGACCGCTGGTAG
- a CDS encoding SDR family NAD(P)-dependent oxidoreductase, which produces MGKLDGRVALITGAGRGIGAAVAECFAAEGAAVVVNDLGAAMEGGGTDDGPAQEVVDRIKSAGGKALADGTDVTDFAAVEAMVQRTTKEFGRLDILCNVHGIIRDGMIFKMEESQFDQVINVHLKGTFNTVRHASTWWRENRGGQYRIINFVSGSGLYGSPTQPNYAAAKMGIVGLTFSCANSLSGYGVTANCIAPIAYTRMTASLEGKATVMNYSPDNPRISSENVVPPVLYLAMEQSDWINGRVIESGNGKIGLFENPVMGRQVMTDGLWDNDVAIAEMETVFKEALFQPNPFAKPRG; this is translated from the coding sequence ATGGGAAAGCTGGACGGGCGCGTCGCGCTGATCACCGGAGCAGGACGCGGCATCGGTGCCGCGGTGGCCGAGTGCTTCGCGGCGGAAGGCGCCGCGGTGGTCGTGAACGACCTGGGCGCGGCGATGGAGGGCGGCGGAACCGATGACGGTCCCGCCCAGGAAGTCGTCGACCGCATCAAGAGCGCCGGCGGGAAGGCATTGGCCGACGGCACGGACGTCACCGACTTCGCCGCGGTCGAGGCCATGGTCCAGCGCACCACGAAGGAGTTCGGGCGCCTCGACATCCTGTGCAACGTCCACGGGATCATCCGCGACGGGATGATCTTCAAGATGGAAGAGTCCCAGTTCGACCAGGTGATCAACGTTCACCTGAAGGGGACTTTCAATACCGTGCGCCACGCCTCGACCTGGTGGCGCGAGAACCGCGGTGGTCAGTACCGGATCATCAACTTCGTGTCGGGTTCGGGCCTCTACGGCTCACCCACCCAGCCCAACTACGCCGCCGCGAAGATGGGCATCGTCGGCCTCACCTTCTCCTGCGCCAACTCGCTCTCCGGCTACGGCGTCACCGCGAACTGCATTGCGCCAATCGCCTACACGCGCATGACGGCGAGCCTGGAAGGCAAGGCGACCGTCATGAACTACAGCCCGGACAACCCGCGCATCTCGAGCGAGAACGTGGTGCCGCCGGTGCTCTATCTGGCGATGGAGCAGAGCGACTGGATCAACGGACGCGTCATCGAGTCGGGCAACGGCAAGATCGGCCTGTTCGAGAATCCGGTGATGGGCCGCCAGGTCATGACCGACGGTCTCTGGGACAACGACGTCGCGATCGCCGAGATGGAGACGGTCTTCAAGGAAGCGCTGTTCCAGCCGAACCCCTTCGCGAAGCCGCGAGGCTAG
- a CDS encoding VTT domain-containing protein, translating to MRSFRFRLLGIVLLVVACGYGLARWVESVGGPEGIHARFGAAAPVVSGGVQLALAPTPFPSDLLAIAHGTLYGFAVAAPLNWIAWWLASLFQFQVGRRLGASLDADTELARLPNWLRRFPVGHPAFLILGRQIPWAGGHVTTWLPGAMGVPWRRYWWCSALSIVPGACAMAAIGAGLLSAFGD from the coding sequence ATGCGCTCGTTCCGCTTCCGCCTGCTCGGAATCGTGCTGCTCGTGGTTGCTTGCGGCTACGGGCTCGCGCGCTGGGTCGAGAGCGTCGGCGGGCCCGAAGGCATCCACGCGCGTTTCGGAGCCGCTGCGCCCGTGGTCTCGGGTGGCGTCCAGCTGGCGCTCGCACCCACGCCGTTTCCGAGCGATCTGCTGGCCATCGCACACGGCACCCTCTACGGCTTCGCCGTCGCCGCCCCCCTCAACTGGATCGCGTGGTGGCTCGCGTCGCTCTTCCAGTTCCAGGTGGGCCGACGCCTTGGCGCTTCCCTCGACGCGGACACGGAGCTCGCCCGACTGCCGAACTGGCTCCGGCGCTTTCCCGTCGGCCACCCGGCCTTCCTGATCCTCGGCCGGCAGATCCCCTGGGCCGGAGGTCACGTCACGACCTGGCTGCCCGGAGCGATGGGCGTGCCGTGGCGGCGCTACTGGTGGTGTTCGGCACTGTCGATCGTGCCCGGCGCTTGCGCGATGGCGGCGATCGGCGCGGGGCTCCTCAGCGCGTTCGGAGATTGA
- a CDS encoding cytochrome P450 → MVDFTFSADDAYADSPYRVVLDRAGTRTPEHPTRPEIRLLDPAFYADPHPHFRWMREHAPVYWDDATGIWGLARYAEVMAVSKDWKTFGSGKGSRPDSSVPSMINFDPPEHNLRRRIVSAGFTPRRVADHEPFLRRKVGELFDAVADQGRCDFVRDIATPLPMYMIGELMGLPEADHEQLLHWSDLFATGGDEVRAELPEAVLAYAEYIKRAIAERRGGSGEDLVSLVVHAEIDGRKLAEDDLIFETMLVLVGGDETTRHVISGGLEALLRSPEQLAALRDDRSLLPGAIEEMLRWVTPIQNMNRTASRDVELGGQAIREGDRLLLLYPSANRDARVFPEPDRFDIRRTPNDHVAFGGFGRHHCLGAQLARLELRVVFDELLDRWTEVALEAPDTPLPRRRGNFVLGFEAMPVRFRPR, encoded by the coding sequence ATGGTCGACTTCACATTCTCGGCCGATGACGCGTACGCCGACTCGCCCTACCGCGTGGTGCTCGACCGCGCGGGCACCCGCACGCCCGAGCACCCGACCCGACCCGAGATCCGGCTGCTCGACCCGGCCTTCTACGCCGACCCGCATCCGCATTTCCGCTGGATGCGCGAACACGCGCCGGTCTACTGGGACGACGCCACCGGCATCTGGGGGCTCGCGCGCTACGCCGAGGTCATGGCCGTCTCGAAGGACTGGAAAACCTTCGGGTCCGGGAAGGGATCGCGCCCGGACAGTTCGGTGCCGAGCATGATCAACTTCGATCCGCCCGAGCACAATCTGCGACGCCGCATCGTCAGCGCCGGCTTCACTCCGCGCCGCGTGGCCGACCACGAACCCTTCCTGCGTCGCAAGGTGGGCGAACTCTTCGACGCGGTGGCGGACCAGGGTCGCTGCGACTTCGTCCGCGACATCGCCACGCCGCTGCCGATGTACATGATCGGCGAGCTGATGGGACTGCCCGAAGCCGATCATGAGCAGCTGCTCCACTGGTCGGACCTCTTCGCGACCGGCGGCGACGAGGTCCGCGCCGAGCTTCCGGAAGCCGTGCTCGCCTACGCCGAGTACATCAAGCGCGCGATCGCCGAGCGTCGGGGCGGCAGCGGAGAAGACCTCGTGAGCCTGGTGGTCCACGCGGAGATCGACGGGCGCAAGCTCGCCGAGGACGACCTGATCTTCGAGACGATGCTGGTCCTGGTGGGGGGCGACGAAACCACGCGCCACGTCATCTCGGGCGGCCTCGAAGCCCTACTCCGGAGTCCCGAGCAGCTCGCCGCCCTGCGCGACGACCGCAGCCTCCTGCCCGGCGCGATCGAGGAGATGCTGCGCTGGGTCACGCCCATCCAGAACATGAACCGCACGGCCTCGCGCGACGTGGAGCTCGGCGGACAAGCGATCCGTGAGGGCGACCGCCTGCTCCTGCTCTACCCCTCGGCGAACCGCGATGCGCGCGTCTTTCCCGAACCCGACCGCTTCGACATCCGCCGCACACCCAACGATCACGTCGCCTTCGGTGGCTTCGGCCGGCACCACTGCCTCGGAGCGCAGCTCGCCCGACTCGAGCTCCGCGTCGTGTTCGACGAGCTGCTCGATCGCTGGACCGAGGTTGCGCTCGAAGCGCCGGACACGCCGCTGCCGCGCCGTCGGGGCAACTTCGTGCTCGGCTTCGAAGCGATGCCGGTGCGGTTCCGGCCGCGCTGA